One part of the Neodiprion virginianus isolate iyNeoVirg1 chromosome 3, iyNeoVirg1.1, whole genome shotgun sequence genome encodes these proteins:
- the LOC124300233 gene encoding WD repeat-containing protein 7 isoform X5, giving the protein MTAGNSLVVPIVLWGRVAPTHCISCIYLSRDQKTLVTGCYDGQICLWQVDPETLKMTPRCLLVGHTAPIMCLSRASVIMEQNYIVSSSESGEMCTWDLIDGKCREAVKLNNIHTQMLPYVSAGGEDIRLFCSGYYPEVLVMDPFSLEVLFTLSSRVNPDWISALHVLRPAKRKDDVVLALTTTGTVKVWTLLGHENRHSEPLYEHESKQIRCLNALAMTCCPYNQRTVLIVCSKYWQIFDAGDFSVLCSVTAPRGERWMAGDFLAADRVVLWSDEGHGYLYKLPANKLKGKALSSSVADNKEFHTPAAECDQPYLYYTLTQPGDKPLSCPPAMRLVTVQKHNKTSKYLLRGDSEGVVVLWTLPEISSQQLTQINQNDYKPTSLPPTIKTSLTAAWEAMKPPPVGILDQLDSGDGHGIKLTSSIYLPQQSRLVLGREDGSIIIVPATQTVMLQLLHGNHQQYDDWPPHQVLLGHSGRVNCLLYPHGAAPRYDRTHLVSGAVDFAVCLWDLYAGTLIHRFCVHAGEITQLMVPPDNCSPRLQKCVCSVASDHSVTLLSLAERKCVVLASRHLFPVVTIKWRPLDDFMIVGCSDGAVYVWQMETGHLDRVLHGIIAEEVLYACDENTIAATGGTAAGGELGLANPAVHFFRGLRHRNLSAIRHATQRGLHQLQQLHGGAGSDHGNQIKAKGAPLMIQGLRTNPKDPESHILFFDIEALIVQLLSDEYGSMSPGSLEAQGLISAAEYHKVAALTQSASPDAHKKIADFFGRVKDKAGDVERILKEKDRHGILAKMKEGAENVQTKLQAKVESVGLKPSTLDGKGEGWNNNDLPKNSLKRNGAFSEPNAAMEVAQLLLSLLHAWGMDPDLDRVCEGKLGLLRPMVPVSFGVLSKGGYMSLLLPTWQTQLEPAGEPATQLEQRLPVELVRQERLTRAFTARAHWELSTTLTSNHLLAVVSLANTLMSMNNATFVPEQERNRKLHRPGNRVAVSWNKAEEENEEMYTVQQAQIKQGWSLLATLHCVLLPDKVAAQGGAKSFKRPQVEMMARRWQHQCLEVREAAQALLLAELGRMGPKGRKALVDNWSQYLPQYSTQEPIAPQSQNHSPPPGSPVPTIEQQQEEEEEDEEGAEELSIARKPSSIAELKQKQTTAVVLLGVIGAEFGQDVTNARERRDSEQRRKSSVVEGFGIGNNNLARHTSMALTHLLHAPHSSKLPMHTALRRAAIDLIGRGFTVWEPYLDVSKVLLGLLEMCCDADKLVPSMTYGLPLTPQADSCRTARHALMLIATARPAAFITTMAREVARFNTLQQNAQTLNVNLAASVLARAKPEILRIVEQLIDKMQSEMSDLLVEVMDIILHCLDPGHLKMKPLNDVFPAVCRFNQVSHCPTTRRIAVGGRGGQLALYELRGNVKCQTVTAHQAPVTALAFSPEGKFLVSYSCSENKLCFWQQTSSGMFGLGNSQTRCIKSYSTAPINDVSRLNPMRLARLIWINNRTVTLMLADGSETRFNV; this is encoded by the exons ATGACGGCAGGCAACAGTTTGGTCGTACCGATTGTACTGTGGGGAAGAGTAGCTCCGACTCATTGTATCTCCTGCATATACTTGTCGAGGGATCAGAAAACTCTCGTGACAGGATGCTACGACGGGCAGATATGCCTGTGGCAAGTCGACCCCGAAACTCTGAAG ATGACTCCACGTTGTCTGCTTGTTGGACATACGGCACCGATAATGTGTCTGAGCCGAGCAAGCGTGATAATGGAGCAAAACTATATAGTTAGCAGCAGCGAGAGCGGGGAAATGTGCACCTGGGATTTGATCGATGGAAAGTGTAGGGAAGCTGTCAAGCTCAATAACATTCACACTCAGATGCTTCCTTATGTTTCGGCTGGAGGCGAAGACATCAGGCTATTTTGCTCTGG TTATTATCCAGAAGTTTTGGTCATGGATCCCTTCAGCCTGGAAGTTTTGTTCACTCTAAGCTCCCGCGTTAATCCAGATTGGATTAGCGCTTTGCACGTCCTGCGACCGGCCAAACGGAAAG ACGACGTAGTCTTGGCATTGACTACAACGGGGACAGTGAAAGTCTGGACTCTACTGGGCCATGAGAACCGCCACAGCGAGCCATTGTACGAGCACGAAAGCAAACAAATTCGCTGCCTCAACGCATTGGCGATGACGTGCTGCCCCTATAATCAGAGAACAGTACTGATAGTATGCTCCAAGTATTGGCAG ATATTTGACGCCGGAGATTTCTCAGTTCTCTGTTCTGTAACGGCGCCTCGCGGCGAACGCTGGATGGCGGGAGATTTTTTGGCCGCTGACAGGGTCGTTCTTTGGAGTGACGAAGGTCATGGTTATCTCTACAAATTACCCGCCAA CAAGCTGAAGGGCAAGGCTCTCAGCAG TAGCGTAGCTGACAACAAGGAGTTTCATACCCCTGCAGCTGAGTGTGATCAACCATATTTGTACTACACTCTGACGCAGCCAGGCGataag cCATTATCGTGTCCTCCGGCGATGCGACTGGTCACAGTTCAGAAGCACAATAAAACTTCGAAATATTTACTCCGAGGCGATAGCGAAGGTGTCGTTGTCTTATGGACACTGCCCGAGATCTCATCTCAACAACTTACGCAAATCAATCAAAACGATTATAAACCTACCAGTCTACCGCCGACTATAAAGACCAGTCTAACGGCTGCCTGGGAAGCAATGAAACCACCCCCAGTCGGAATTCTTGATCAGTTAGACTCCGGCGATGGTCACGGAATTAAATTGACTTCCAGCATTTACTTGCCGCAGCAAAGTCGGCTTGTTTTGGGCAGAGAAGACGGTAGCATAATCATTGTTCCTGCTACCCAAACCGTTATGCTGCAACTTTTGCACGGCAATCATCAGCAGTACGACG ATTGGCCACCTCATCAAGTTTTACTCGGACATTCTGGCAGAGTAAATTGCCTGCTGTATCCGCACGGGGCTGCACCGAGATACGATCGGACGCATTTGGTGTCCGGAGCAGTTGACTTTGCCGTATGCTTGTGGGATTTGTACGCGGGTACACTGATCCATCGCTTCTGTGTTCATGCTGGAGAAATTACTCAGCTAATGGTGCCTCCCGACAACTGCAGT CCTCGACTACAAAAATGTGTCTGCAGCGTTGCCTCGGACCACAGCGTTACGCTGCTCTCCCTGGCTGAGAGGAAATGCGTTGTTCTAGCTTCAAGGCACTTGTTCCCTGTCGTTACGATAAAGTGGCGTCCACTCGACGACTTCATGATCGTCGGATGTTCCGACGGTGCCGTTTATGTCTGGCAAATGGAAACTGGACATTTGGACAGAGTCTTACATG GTATAATTGCCGAGGAGGTCCTTTATGCTTGCGACGAAAATACCATAGCAGCTACCGGAGGCACTGCAGCTGGAGGTGAACTGGGACTGGCAAATCCAGCCGTGCATTTCTTCCG GGGTCTGCGGCACCGGAATCTTTCGGCAATTAGACACGCTACTCAACGCGGATTACATCAGTTGCAACAGCTTCACGGAGGCGCTGGAAGCGATCATGGTAATCAGATAAAGGCAAAGGGTGCCCCGCTAATGATACAGGGACTCAGGACGAACCCAAAGGATCCTGAAAGCCACATACTCTTCTTTGACATCGAGGCACTCATTG TGCAACTGTTGAGCGACGAGTACGGATCCATGTCACCCGGATCACTCGAGGCTCAGGGTCTGATATCTGCGGCTGAATACCACAAGGTTGCCGCTCTTACGCAGTCAGCTAGTCCAGATGCTCACAAAAAAATAGCTG ATTTTTTCGGCCGTGTCAAGGATAAGGCCGGAGACGTTGAAAGAATTCTCAAGGAAAAGGATCGACACG GTATATTGGCTAAAATGAAGGAGGGCGCCGAAAACGTCCAGACTAAGTTGCAGGCCAAGGTTGAAAGCGTTGGTTTAAAGCCGTCCACTCTTGACGGCAAAG GTGAGGGTTGGAATAACAATGATTTACCGAAAAACAGTTTGAAGAGAAACGGAGCTTTCAGCGAGCCAAACGCTGCAATGGAAGTAGCTCAGTTACTGCTCAGCCTTCTTCACGCTTGGGGAATGGATCCTGATCTGGACAGAGTGTGCGAAGGAAAATTGGGCCTGCTCAGGCCCATGGTACCTGTTTCATTCGGCGTTTTATCCAAAGGAG GATACATGTCTCTGCTACTTCCAACCTGGCAAACTCAGTTGGAGCCAGCTGGTGAGCCTGCGACTCAATTAGAACAACGTTTGCCGGTTGAATTGGTGAGGCAAGAGCGCCTCACAAGAGCTTTCACCGCTCGAGCTCACTGGGAATTGTCTACAACTTTGACGAGTAATCATCTGCTCGCTGTCGTATCACTGGCAAACACCCTAATGTCCATGAACAATGCTACGTTTGTTCCCGAACAGGAAAGAAATCGTAAATTGCATAG ACCGGGAAACAGAGTTGCAGTGAGCTGGAACAAAGCAGAGGAGGAAAACGAAGAAATGTACACCGTTCAGCAGGCTCAAATCAAACAAGGCTGGTCGCTTCTTGCTACTCTACATTGCGTTCTTTTACCTGATAAAGTTGCAGCCCAGGGAGGAGCGAAGAGCTTCAAGCGACCCCAAGTCGAAATGATGGCTAGACGATGGCAACACCAATGTCTGGAG GTCAGAGAAGCAGCTCAGGCTCTTTTATTGGCAGAACTTGGCAGGATGGGGCCAAAAGGCAGGAAGGCACTCGTGGACAATTGGTCACAATATTTACCCCAGTACAGTACACAAGAACCCATTGCCCCACAGTCCCAAAACCACAGCCCTCCACCAGGCAGCCCAGTTCCTACGATAGAACAACAacaggaagaggaagaagaggatgaAGAAGGTGCGGAAG AATTAAGTATAGCGAGAAAACCGTCGAGCATAGCAGAGCTGAAGCAAAAACAGACAACGGCAGTTGTACTGCTCGGTGTGATTGGGGCGGAGTTCGGACAGGATGTGACTAACGCCAGAGAACGAAGAGACAGTGAGCAAAGACGAAAGAGTTCTGTGGTCGAGGGATTCGGAATTGGGAATAACAATCTTGCCCGGCATACAAGCATGGCTCTGACGCATTTACTCCACGCGCCTCATTCCTCGAAACTACCGATGCACACAGCCTTGCGCAGAGCTGCGATAGACCTCATCGGCCGCGGCTTCACGGTCTGGGAGCCATACCTCGATGTTTCGAAG GTCCTGCTTGGGCTCCTCGAAATGTGTTGCGATGCCGACAAGCTAGTGCCCAGCATGACTTACGGCTTACCGCTAACGCCTCAAGCTGACAGCTGCAGAACCGCGAGGCACGCTTTGATGCTGATAGCAACGGCCAGACCAGCCGCATTTATCACAACTATGGCGAGAGAAGTTGCGCGATTTAATACTCTCCAGCAAAACGCACAGACGTTGAATGTCAATCTCGCTGCAAGCGTACTCGCCAGAGCCAAGCCTGAAATACTGAGAATAGTTGAACAATTGATTGACAAAATGCAGAGTGAAATGAGCGATTTACTCGTTGAG GTCATGGACATCATACTCCATTGTCTCGATCCTGGTCATCTTAAAATGAAACCACTGAACGACGTATTTCCTGCTGTCTGTAGGTTTAATCAA gTAAGCCATTGTCCGACGACTCGGCGGATAGCAGTCGGAGGTCGAGGAGGGCAATTGGCGCTCTATGAACTACGAGGAAATGTAAAATGCCAAACGGTTACTGCTCATCAAGCCCCTGTAACTGCGCTGGCATTTTCGCCCGAggggaaatttttagttaGTTATTCATGTTCGGAAAACAAGCTGTGCTTTTGGCAG CAGACAAGCAGCGGGATGTTCGGACTAGGAAATTCTCAAACCCGTTGTATCAAGTCGTACAGCACAGCACCTATCAATGATGTTTCACGTTTGAATCCAATGCGGCTGGCCCGTTTAATATGGATAAATAATCGTACCGTCACGTTGATGTTAGCCGATGGCTCGGAAACACGATTCAATGTTTAA